A single window of Candidatus Rhabdochlamydia oedothoracis DNA harbors:
- the lpdA gene encoding dihydrolipoyl dehydrogenase, whose translation MDQKKYDIAIIGTGPGGYVAAIKLSQEGKKICLIEKQFLGGTCLNVGCIPTKTLLSHADLLHRMTHAAEFGIELGSVRLNYTKMKQRKDSVVEKMRKGLQGLLQSNHITVIQGQAEFISPKELKITGKEDCKIEAEQIIIATGSEPLDIPSIPCDHQLVCNSTSVLELTELPKTLVIVGGGYIGCEFASLFADLKVKVIILEALDSIVINQGKSISDALTLAFHKKGIEIQTNVKVVGIDKQESGLRIRLEDGKELFGDKALIAIGRKLVSNGLGLEKIGVVLDQKGAIVVNEKMQTNVDGIYAIGDVTGKNLLAHVASHQGIIAADNILGKTTEMHYNAIPAVIFTNPEIAMVGMTFEEAEKAGFAPIIGKFPFQALGKAVASAETDGFTQIIIDKSTGQILGAQVVGSEASALIAEMGLAIAQELTLDCIIDTIHAHPTLPEAWHEAALLANETPLHLPPKRKS comes from the coding sequence ATGGATCAAAAAAAATATGATATTGCAATCATCGGGACAGGACCTGGAGGATATGTAGCTGCTATTAAACTTTCACAAGAGGGTAAAAAAATATGCCTTATAGAAAAACAATTCCTTGGAGGAACTTGCCTTAATGTGGGCTGTATTCCCACAAAAACCCTCTTGTCCCATGCAGATCTTTTACATAGAATGACCCATGCTGCCGAATTTGGTATAGAATTAGGTTCTGTTCGTCTTAATTACACAAAAATGAAGCAGCGTAAAGACAGCGTTGTGGAAAAAATGCGTAAAGGGTTGCAAGGATTATTACAATCTAATCACATTACAGTTATACAAGGTCAGGCAGAGTTTATATCGCCCAAAGAGCTCAAAATCACAGGTAAGGAAGATTGCAAGATTGAAGCAGAACAAATCATTATTGCAACTGGTTCTGAGCCTTTGGATATCCCTTCAATACCATGCGATCATCAACTAGTCTGCAACTCTACTTCTGTTTTAGAACTGACAGAGCTACCTAAAACGTTAGTTATTGTAGGAGGAGGATATATCGGTTGTGAGTTTGCTTCTTTATTTGCCGATCTAAAAGTAAAAGTGATTATCTTAGAAGCTCTTGACTCTATTGTAATCAATCAGGGAAAAAGTATTTCAGATGCTTTAACGCTTGCTTTTCATAAAAAAGGCATTGAGATACAAACCAATGTGAAAGTAGTAGGGATTGATAAACAAGAATCTGGTTTACGCATCCGTTTAGAAGATGGTAAAGAGCTATTTGGTGATAAGGCGCTCATCGCAATAGGACGCAAACTGGTGTCTAATGGATTAGGACTGGAAAAGATAGGAGTGGTTCTTGATCAAAAAGGAGCTATCGTCGTAAATGAAAAAATGCAAACGAATGTAGATGGAATTTATGCTATTGGTGATGTAACAGGTAAAAATCTTTTAGCTCACGTAGCTTCTCATCAAGGGATAATAGCCGCAGATAATATACTAGGAAAGACCACTGAAATGCACTACAATGCAATTCCGGCCGTTATTTTCACCAATCCGGAAATTGCTATGGTAGGTATGACATTTGAAGAAGCTGAAAAAGCAGGGTTTGCCCCTATTATTGGTAAATTTCCTTTTCAAGCGCTTGGTAAAGCGGTTGCCTCTGCAGAAACAGACGGATTTACGCAAATCATCATAGATAAATCCACCGGACAAATTTTGGGAGCTCAGGTTGTGGGAAGTGAAGCATCTGCTTTAATTGCTGAAATGGGTTTAGCGATTGCACAAGAATTAACCCTTGATTGTATTATTGATACTATCCATGCTCATCCCACCCTGCCAGAGGCTTGGCATGAAGCTGCTTTATTAGCAAATGAAACACCTCTTCACCTACCGCCAAAGAGAAAATCATGA
- the lipA gene encoding lipoyl synthase yields MSQNKRNRLPINPESYSFSQTLGRFPSWLHRKLPRGSSLSHTQKILTRHRLNTVCEEAKCPNRFECYSNHTATFLALGKQCTRNCGFCDIDFSKNPKQPEVDEPSRIALCAQELGLKHVVITMVARDDLIDKGASHMAAIIRQIRTERKEVTVEVLTSDFSEDYAAIDLLLQEQPDIFNHNLETVEALTPRVRHKATYLRSLNILSYVKQSDKAQFIKSGLMVGLGETPEQVKRAIDDLKAAGCNIITIGQYLQANRKKLLVKEFITPEQFKKYADYGREIGIKQMFCGPFVRSSYHAHEVKNLMTEVSF; encoded by the coding sequence ATGAGTCAAAATAAGCGAAATAGGCTACCAATCAATCCTGAATCTTATTCTTTTTCACAAACGTTAGGACGCTTTCCCTCTTGGTTACATCGAAAACTGCCAAGAGGCTCATCCCTATCCCACACACAAAAGATCTTAACCAGACATCGTTTAAATACGGTATGCGAAGAAGCCAAATGCCCCAATCGTTTTGAATGTTATTCCAATCACACAGCTACCTTCTTAGCATTAGGTAAACAATGCACTCGTAATTGTGGATTTTGTGACATCGACTTTTCTAAAAACCCTAAACAACCTGAAGTTGATGAACCAAGCCGCATTGCTCTATGTGCACAAGAATTAGGGCTAAAGCATGTGGTTATCACTATGGTTGCACGAGATGATCTGATCGATAAAGGCGCCTCTCACATGGCAGCAATTATCCGCCAGATACGCACAGAACGCAAAGAAGTAACCGTGGAAGTATTAACCTCCGATTTTTCAGAAGATTACGCCGCCATTGACCTTCTTCTCCAAGAACAACCTGACATTTTTAATCATAATTTAGAAACCGTTGAAGCATTAACCCCTAGGGTTAGACATAAAGCAACCTATCTTCGTTCTTTAAATATCTTGTCTTATGTAAAACAATCTGATAAAGCGCAATTTATCAAATCTGGTTTAATGGTGGGTTTAGGAGAAACACCTGAGCAAGTTAAAAGAGCGATTGATGATCTTAAAGCAGCAGGCTGTAATATCATTACCATTGGACAATACTTGCAAGCAAATAGAAAAAAACTTCTTGTTAAAGAGTTCATTACACCTGAGCAGTTTAAAAAATATGCAGATTATGGCCGAGAGATAGGAATCAAACAAATGTTCTGCGGTCCCTTTGTCCGATCCAGTTACCATGCGCACGAGGTCAAAAATCTAATGACAGAAGTCTCTTTCTAA